One Vicia villosa cultivar HV-30 ecotype Madison, WI linkage group LG5, Vvil1.0, whole genome shotgun sequence genomic window, ttttctttcaaaacaaagtcGCCTCTTCCTTCCACCTTCAATAACTTCCACTCCTTTTCaacaaaaggaataaaagaatcaaaagaaaaccattcattattgaacttGAATGGTTTCGGCCCCCAATTATATTTATCCGTCATAATCCAAATGGGACAATGGTCCGATATGTCTCTATCCCCAATCATTTGACCAATAACCTCCCACCGATTCACCACGGTATTAGATAATAAGAAAAGATCTATCCGGCTCATAGACTTACCATCTCCACTATACCACGAAAATTTCTTCCCTTTACACGGAGTTTCTACCAAAGAGCTCTTGAGAATGAACTCCGCAAAAAGCTCCATCTCCTTCTTGTAACTCCCACCCGCTCTCCCTTTTCTTTCTCTACCATTTTTGGTTGCGTTGAAATCTCCTCCTATTATCCATTCCCCGTCACTATACATACTCATCAAGTCAAGTAATTTGTCCCACATAGCCTTCTTCTTACACAAATCGCAAGAAGAATAAACGTTCACAACGTAATAAAAGTCTTCCTTCCAACACACTTTCATACCCAAAAAGCATTCCCCTTTGAAACTAAGAAGAACGTCCATGTTACTTTTCTTCCATAAAGTAATCAAGCCGCCCGATCTTCCCACTGAATTCGAAAAAGAGAAACTAATCTCCGGGTGTCTCCAAAAACTCTTGGCCAAGGTCTCATTCATATTGGTGATCTTTGTTTCTTGCAAAAGAAAAATATCCGCATTTCCTTTTTCGATCAAAGCACTAATTCTCCTTCTTTTGAGCGCATTTGCTCCCCCTCTAATATTCAAAGAACCAATAATCATTTTCCCGCTTTGGTATGCTCCTCCCTTCTATCCAGTAAACCCTCTCGCCCCTTTTCCAACTCCTCAATTCTACTAACAAGGTTGTTCCTTCCTTTCTCATCAACTACCCCCAACGCCACTATAGCCTCCCATAATTTCTCACCGACATCCTTTTTAAGAAAATCCCACTGCCTACCGTTGTTCCTACATATGTCTGACTCCTCTAGATGATTTCCATAACACATCGAAGGATCACCGAAACTATCACCGCCCTTTGCCATTGTCGTGTTACCAAGAATCAGCCCACTGGATTTGGGTAAAATCTTCCGTCCCCCATTCTTACTTCTAAAAGAGCATATACCCACGTCTTCAACCCTCATGTATCTCACCTTTGTACGCCCTGAATTCATTCCCACTCCACCCAAAGAGCAGAGCACCCTGGATTGTGTAGAAAATTCCGGCTCCACCTCCTTAAAAACAGACACAGACTTCCCACCCTTAACTATAGCGGTACCTGAAAAGGCTTCACTGCCAGTAAAGGTGTCCTCGTCCAAAATAACCTTTGAAATTCCACGCTCATTCAGCCCAGCATGCGAATTAAGCGGTACCAGCACAGTCACCGCATCCTTCACCATGTGACGAGTAGAAAAAACATTCGAAGGCATCACCCTGTTCGAAGACAGCTTCATATTTCCAATAAAATCCTTCCGTTGCTCAAATACTTGCGGGTTGCTTCTGTAGTTATTAAGAGCATAATCGAAGACCCCCAATACCGGAGTCGAAGGTTGTCCACTGTTACCAACACTTGTGTCCTCCATATCGAAATTCAAAGCTACAGCGTTTGTTTTCACCACAGCCGCTTTCCTTATCGCTCCAACCTCGACATTGCCGTCACCATCAAGCGATTGTTTATCGGAGAACTGCTCGATACTATCCGACAAACTGCCCTCCACGCCCTCGTTCTCATCCAGCCAAATATCTCCTGAATCAGAGGAACTGCTCGCCATAGACTTGCCCAACGGAGGCTTGGGCGTAAATCTAAATTGACCCTGAGCCTCCTCTCTAATATACAGCGTAAATTCCAGACCGTCAATTGAGGTAGTGATAGAAGCGGGTAACACACAATCGATAGGCAGATTGACAAAAATTCTCGCGACGTCGAAGACATCTCCTTTCACCGTAGATTCATCGATGCAAATGAACCTACCCCAGCATTCCGCCAAAGCAACAAAAAAATCAGGACTCCAAGTGTGAAGCGGAATACCATAGATACTGAGCCAGACATCCTTATTCTTTTCCACGGAAACAGCGTCCCATTTCTTAATCTCCGAGAACCAACCCTTCCACCATTCCGCACCTTCGCCGATCAAGTCTTCAATAAAGCCTTCCTCTGATTCCTCTAACAAACACGAATTGCTGCCCAAAGGAGAGACTTTGATCGCAAAAACTCCTTCCATTTCAAAGTGAGTTTGGATCCTGTGAGCCGAACCCGGAACACACACTTTGCCCACATACGCTTTAGCTAATCTACCTCTGAGCTCATCAGAAGAAAAATAAACCAGAGGGGGATTAACCTTGCTCTCACCTGCAACCCTTGCCCTGAAACTGCCCAGACTACCCCTAACAGGACCACTGGATTTCCTAAAACTCCTGATTTGATCCCTGTTGAACCTAGGCAAATTAACATGAATCTTCTTACCCCTAATGATGATGTTATCCAAGCGAACCGCCAGAAGTCTTCCATCGTGAACCTCCACAAATCGCGCGAAACCGAATCTCTTCCCGAAAGAATTCCTCCTCGGGGAGATCGCCACCTCAACCACATTCCCAGAACATCCAAATAACTCAAACAGATCCCTAGCCGTAGTCGCATCCGGAAACTCAGAAACAAACAATGAAGTTACCTCCCCAGACCTGACAGATGCGTTACGATTTCGCCCACCAAACGGGAACGTGTCTCATCTCGGAGCAAAACACTTATTGTACGAAACCTTCGTCCATCCGCCGCGCTGCATCTGAGAGAATACACCCCGGCGAAGAAGAGAAAACCCAAAGCAGAAACACCGACAAACAACGGAAAAAGAGAACGATGAAGCTCACAAGGCTTTGATAGAGAAAACCGATCCACCTCCTCAACAAGGTCCCTGACCCTAAGGCCAGGAATTTAAaccgaagatgaagagatgagaTTTAACCCTAACAGAGACCCCTTGAAACCCCATGTTTTCTCAATAATGTTGCATGTGACTTATTGAGTGTTGAATGCACATTTGTCACATTGTAttgtcaacaacaacaacataaaaatgcaataaaaagaacaacagaaacaacaacaacatcaacaacaataatatatatcTCCATACCAAAACATACAATATCTCAACAACACAAAACCAATAATAGAAAAAccatcaataacaacaacaaacacaTAAAAAAAACATATCTCAACAACGTTATATATCTCAATGCCAAAAACACAAATATCTCAATAAcacaataacataaacaaacataTTTCAACAACATTTTACTGTTACATGCATGGTAGAGATATTTTACGTACCGGAAACATGATGAAGAAGTCAAAGATATAAATCTtatgattttttttccttttttcttgcaAGTATTTTTTGCGTTCCTCCTTCATTTTTCCTACGTTTTTGTTGCTTTGTATGTTTAGTCAAGAATAATAATGATGGTGTTTTTACCACATTTGCTGAAGAAGCATATTGATGGTAATGAAATAAGGTTGAACAAGTTAGATATGAAACAATATGATGATTGTAACACCTCATATAATATACAtctagaaaatatattttatgtgatATTAATCGGTATTGATACAACATAAATGCCTAATGGCATCGTTATATATACGTGTTCTAAAGAATAAAATACACTATGGCACATGTTATACAAAGGTTCCTAAATAAAAACTAATTCTTGTGCAGAACATCTTCATTGTACATAATCCACATTGGAAGATCACAATAATCACAAACCTTCGAAACATCATCAGACAACTTCTGTTAACTTTAACCTGCAAATAAACACCTGAAAAACCAAAATAATAATGGAGTGATGTAATAATCTCACTGAGTTCCTCAATCCTTTAGGTCCACATGACTCTAAAGGGATTTATTCCTGATTCCTATTTCAGGGATTCATCTTTCATAACTCGCGTGTCAAACACAATGTAACTAATACTTAAGCACATATGGGTTATACTGCTAGGCAATCAATCGGTTCTTTCCTGTAACTAAAAAAATCACACTTCTAACTACCTCTTCTTCCCACTTTAACCATAATAAGCCATACTAATTCATAATCCAACATTAGTTCATATGAAATCGACAAGAATACTTCAAGAATCAACTAGACACAACATCATGGTCTCAACATAACAACACCAACATAGTATCACAAATCATTATGAGACAATAGCCAAACATAAGCATCGTGATCAAATCTATAGTTGGAGCAAGAATACACAAACCCTAAATTCCTCAAAGGCTAAAAACTACCTAGGAACCAACCTTGATTAAAGGAGATGATAAAGTTTGGCGAATAATATGAGATGAAATCAtggtgttaatgatgatgatgatgtcttccatggattttcttcttcttcctcatttcTTTCTCCTTTTTCCCTTCTCTTCTCTTcgttctttctttcctttctttgtgatttctccaTCCATCCTATTCTTCTTCTattaccaatatatatatatatatatatatatatatatatatatatatctttgtgtgtttgtgtgtgtgtgtgtgtgtatgtgtgtgtgtgtggttaAGAACAAAAGTTGGGAAAAGAAATATCTCAATTATATCTATTAAGGATATTTCTTACTACAAGACCAATTGatcaattattaattttatcaaaatattcGTTCTTGTACCAACTAATAAAGATCTGTCTCTTTTAATAAGAATTAATCTCTTTTGAGCCCCCTGATTACTCTATTGGTCCTAATTGAAAACACTTGGAGTAATTAATACGAGATATTACATTCACCCCCTTTAAATTGAAATTGGttcctgtggacctccgtttccggccatacctctcgcggagagatacgtgaactgactctttttattgtttctgctttcgcatttttttgaaaattcagagagtcgccaccgaccttttattttatccaattaaggaaaggtttataaaagacacagaaaaaagacctttaagaaattctgggtaagggggtaggttatacaaagggaaggtgttagcaccctttgtatccatggttatccatgggctcttaatttgcttagctcacttgttttcaattgctctgaaatactTGCATGTgatttgaaatacctttgtaaattgaatttgtaatgatccttgtgcggatgtatacaaagtgtttttatctttcaaaagatgtttttggaaaaagaacgttaacttcgtaatgatccttgtttggatgtatacaaagtattgtcttttttggaaagtttattttgaaaaacaatagtgtatgagaactttgtttgttttgatttgagcaagcaaattaggaggtctaccctgagttgtaaggtctttatcctatttcctttaaaaatctatcctttcaccggatataaacaaaaggttcgattttgtactcgaaacagtagaatttgactttgattttgaaaagaatgagaaaggggttaccttaagaggtgcaagtgtgattgtgtttgaattcagatattttatcttttgaagttagtgatctaacggttcaattttatctctgacatacacgcagtttatatgtgctggaatttaaaaatgcggaaatgtaaaatgcggaaagtaaatctatactattacatcgatttgcaggaaatgtaaactatgcctatttacatgaatttagcaacctatacatttatctaggaattttaaatagcaagaaaataaagacatgtttttggattttttatgatttattttaattatgattaatgcatgatttaattaaaataaaatgaggaaaaaggatgaaaataaaatttaaacctaaaatttaagttcaaaatatgttcaaaatgtttgttaattaatttaaaaaaaacaaaactaattttttttgagtttttgaaattgattagaaatttattaagttaattaatatataattatacaaataattaaaatttgaagagaaaattattcaaaatatgtacaaaattagcttataatatataaacaatatttaatataaagaacaattttttttatgatttttgattggttaaaataattaaaaaaagcaaatatataaatataacctaattaattatgcagaatattggaattatgaagaaaaataaaatatttttatatcagaaaataatacattattttagaaacttaaaaatattttttgtgtattttttggatttttaaaactatttttaattaattttaacaaagaaattaaaacaaaatagaaaataaaaggatactaatcaaatgtggttgattggagagtccatggtatggactggcgtgtcagggacgtaggatgagctggcaagtggatcattAGGTGATTGAAGTGAGGCGTATGGCAAAGGCATagactgcaaagcacagaatcataggttatttaaaaaaacacgcgcgcgttttatccaatgaggtggagacacctcatcgtcttcaacctccagccagcacctttaataacgtttttatactaaaagcgctgtaatagatactTCCTAAActtgcaaaatagcgaatagggtcaaacgtgaaaataaatttggcgcgacatgtccatttgattcgtctagtccatacgaattcaatggtaccacttagaacctttgattttgcctatttcagaaagccctaattttgaaagtatgaaccctaaaatggtggttcttcgtatgagtgtccaaacttcaattaagtttccagaaatgactaGGACctcaatctaaacacaaatatatgtctacatcttgctagatatgcgtgtgttatgagatataagttggttttagtttgaacaaacagtggcttgtgtagctcgatttgtgaggtttcaagacttagaaatgattggaatatgttcagtgatgcttgaggaaggtattagaatgtttagtttgtatggaaagtgactggaattcaaaattcgaatttgagatttctttgaaaaatttaagtgattacaagtgtgttacaagcagaattctggctatgatttcgtgtctctttgattgtgaagtgttatagcctttatatagactatgttgtgcttagaattgaagccaagaagcctttagttgcctttgttgaattcttgattttttttatattaaaacctttgaattgttgaccaagtcttgcttcccttcaatgctcttgccttgtacctcaatcctctgcagaaaattgaagattcttggatgactcatgcttagattgtaagctatccattatccatccatttttcctttttatttaatcttaaaataagataaaattaagccaaaaatggataaaaatggtatgggcttagtcttggtcgtggaaggcccataatattatggcaaacatgtttgaaccatgaaaacttggccccatttggaaaaaatgcatttttgagcaatgttggttttatgcactttcccaaaatttacccaaattcaacaaggtgtaaatccctcaatttttgtcatatgaaggagatcttgcactttttggaaacctcaaagagtcctctaaccaatgcctttggtctcatgtcaaaatgatttttgatgctccttgtgtgtccttttgaaaaaagtgtctttttgttgactttgaaaatgacctgtaatgtctttgttcatatttttaaaatggtGAATGTGAtcaccatgggatcaattgcatttgaaagataattgaatttccttcaaaatgagctttggtttgaatttttttggatgaaggatgagagagttatgaccagtcaaagttgagttgacttttcaggcaaaaaccctaattttgaatcttagggttttgttgatttttgatctttccttgatgaattatgatcatccaatgatcaaataatgaatcctttgacaaaatatggactttgacaaaaaatttcatttttgactgtctgttgacttttttggtcaaacgggtcgtctgttgactgtttgagctgctgacggtgcgtctgaatgaattgaagactgaaaatttgtgtgatggtactttgagatatatggatgtccctgaaatccatttgaggtctcacaaacttgtttctcctgtaaaaacaagaaaaccctagtcagggactgtttgtgtaggagacagttaagcgtacctgatttttgtgcagtgttgagtctctgctaatcatgtgatatttagaagacttctaggacaaaaatcttggaattttgaattgtgaaagattgatttgattgatggtacaaaacactgagaattgtactgccagcagtttgactgtcaaccgactgttcaggtgttgacgtagcagttagagtgaaaaatcaacggtcaaagttaattttctttttgttgtttttgttttatgtgaaaaatgaaagtttatttacatgacttgttaaaaaacacagacataataaataacgaatatttactgtacgcgagcaacattaccgataataatcttgaaaatcatttaatgcacagaaaaatgaatatttaactggcagaaaacacacaaaatattatctgaataattaagcaacattatgacaaatagtacaacatttaatactgacagtacaaatattacatactatattgaacagtacgacgaataaacggtacatttaagaaataagaaatacggcaaactttaagaatgacgattaataacccatgctacaaataataacatgtagatgattgggagtgcaagcatcccaggtccacagtgttccgggctatgtagacagaaaaaggacatgatcaccgtagcaatggtgatgaccataagaaaacacgtttccccccacttcgccattttgtcggggaagaagaaaggatggatatgaagtaagaatttgagagatgaattagaatttgatgtgagattttatggaaaaatgagaggtatttatagaatggaaagaaggatagagacgttggggaatgaagtgattccgtacaaaaggaatattttgagtggaagtaagatttgaaagaaagtgtatgatagtgttgggaaaaagagagatgtaaaggataaagttaggatttgattttttgaaaaagagatttgaaaagatttttgaaaataagggaatatagtacaaaaattaatgggaaacaatagataataataatctacttgttaccagtacagtctgagtttcctgattctgcgcctgcaaaagatttaactctgtaccaattgtgtcagtcctatttatctgtaaataaataaatagcatgtgtgaactAATAAACAGtgtttggcgtttgcgtaagaataaattcaactgcaagccaaaatactttataagaaaaattctaaaaactaagtatttcacatgtcaggatatttattgaaataaaaaatccatgattatgtgagactcttaatttttagattggagttttcttgaaaaaagatgcgggcaaattttggggtataacagttccTAAATTTTTTCCAAGTAAAGAAAGAAACACTTCTTGCATCACCAGTTTAGATTAATACTCGATATGTTGAAAGAATTGATACTTATAAACTTCACTTAACTTGATACTACGTATTGTGCACATACTTTATGCCTCCCTTCCCCCGCACTACTCCATCGAGATATCATACACTTGATGGAGAATTGTCTTACTTTCATTCCTACGAGAAGTTACCTCTCTGATTATCCCACGAGACTTCACTAAGTTGTGATATCCAATACTCTTTCTTGATTATTCAAATACTTACATGATCAACAAACACTTGATCCAACATCAAgtcttatttttaaaaaaaaattctcaataTACCTGAAAAGGATGGTTGGGACACTTCTATCCTCTCCATTCCCGAGTATTTGGATTGTTGGCCGCACATAACTTTGGGGCCCAATGTTTGGATTCCATGCttcaaaacatattaaataagCGAACCTTATTTCGCCtcacaaattttataaaaaactttTTGGATGAAAAAGGATGGTTGGGACGCTTCTATCCCCCCCGTTCCCGAGTACTAGGATTTCCTCAAAGGCATGTAATTAAGAGAAAAAGACAATTTAATGAGAATTTGAATGGCCCAACACTCAAGCTATCTGAAGAGGGGTCTTTCCGGGTTAATTACTTTCTTTACCTTGTTGACCAAGGCGTTGTTTCTCTTAATAAGAGATTTGAGCAATACCAAGAGTATGAAAGTATTTTTGGTTTCTTGTTTACTACTCACAAGTTTCAATCATTGGATGATGCAACTTTGAAGTTTTATTGTAGTAAATTTGAACGTGTATAGAAACATAATGAACAATCTGATATTGATGGGATTGAGGTTTTTGCAGATTTAAAGTTACTAAGAGAAATGTTGTCTGAAGAAATCATAACACCTattgatatattattattttgaaaggcttggatatTTTTTTCCTAATACGGTTATTGCATATAGAATTTTATTGACTATTCCAATAACAGTTGCTTTTGCAGaaataaatttttcaaaattaaaattgttaaaGACTTACTTGCGGTCTACCATGCCACAAGAAAGACTTGATAGATTGGCAACAATAACATTTGAAAATGatgttttggaaacaataaaatatGAAGACTTGGTTGATGAACTTTTATCAAAGTGAGTTCGTAGGAAGAGTCTTTTTAAATAGTTCCATACTTTAGTTTAAACAATATTTTGAACCTTTCGAAACTTGCcttgattaatatataattttattatttttatacgtcatttttaattattattatttttttaatattgaggccattttttaaattagaacaTAACTTCTGATTTGATTAGCTCACCCTTCATGTTGTATGTATAACCTTCATTTTTCAATTCTTAATGGTATAACAAACTAACATGTGGTAGGAAGTAAGCACGAGGTGTTAAAGCATGCAACATGTGTGACATGTAATGCTTGGAAACAATCTCTTAACAAAAAAGAAATAGGTGTTGCAAGTTGCAGGAGAAATCTTCATAATTAAGGATTTAAGATTGGccacaaattaattttttatttttttataaacaaaggGATGTATAAAAGGTACTAGGGGTGCTTAACCTAAAAGGtacaaaaaaaagataaaaagaggGCAAAAAAAAAATCCACCCGAATGCAACCGGTCAACAAAATCCACAATCCCTCACCTAAAAAAAGGTCTCGGATCAACACACCAATTCGGCCACGATAAGCTAACATTCACCTTAAAGAAAGTCATAAACCATTCCCAAAAGATGAATTTAATCAACCCCGTCCCATCAAAATTAGACAAAATAGTATCTTTAAAAATGATTTCATTCCTACACTTCCAAATAACCCAACAAAAAATAAACCTAAGGAACCAACCCACGCCCCTTCGGAGAGATAACTTACAAGAGATATCCAATAAAGAAAGCAACTTCAAGATAGTTTCAGCCGAAGAAGCATTATCTAAACCAAGCCAAAGGGACAACTTACTCCACCAAACTCTAGCAATATCACAATGAAGGAAAAGGTGATCCAAATCCTCCTCAACACGACAACACAAAGGGCACATCAACAACTGAGGAGCTATTAATACTCCATATTTTGCTAACTCCGATTTCGTAGGAAGTCTATTCCAAATCAACCTCCAACCAAAAAGATAAATTCAACTAGGAACCTTCGTCTTCCATAAGCGAGAGAAAGATAAAGAAAAAGAATCCTCCAACGGCGGTCTCGGTAACTCATACAACAAAATGGTATATATCATAAACATTACTCACCGTAAAACCGGAGGTATTTCTCCACCATACAAAGGAGTCTTCAAGCAAGCGACGCGGCTGAACCAGAATGAGAAGAATCACTAAATTATTCAATTGTGGCGCGGCTTCCCGGTCATCTTGGCCACAAAAAATATCAAGAGACCAAACCCAATTTTCACCATTCCAAGTTCCAACTACCCCTATCTGCCACCTTCGAGTGAGGAGACATTTGTGAAAGAGAATAAATCCGAAAAGAGAATAGATAAAAGAAGTGAATGAGAACTACACATGATATAACAAGTGTCACATTTTATACCGAAGCAAAAAGGATAAAAGTAACTTTAATTGTGCTCCCTCTGTtccaaaataaatgtcacatttgtAAAAATTATTTGTCCTAAAATAAGTGTCACTTTTAGTTCCCAATACAACTTTAGTTTGGGTTATTACTATtgttgccccctgccatataggtcatatttggtttacccccctgtaattttttttttgcaaaagtaATCTTGCCATTACAAGATTCTGTTTAGAATAACCCTGTGGTAAAATGGCACACGCCCTTAGCATATGTGGCATGCCCAGTgtcatatttttttgtttttcatttatttttaaatgccAACTAGACATACTAATGCCACATCATATTATTTTACATAtaatatttacaaaattattttggtTCTACACCTCAACATTTGCCCTAACCGTGAACCACCATTGAAGAGCTCCAAGGAGCTCCGCTGAAGAATCTCTGCGTCTTATTGAAGAATCGGTGCATTACCGCagtaatcaatttttattttaatagatGACAATATAATTTTGAGATATAAATTATGCATTACAGCGCTTCATCCATATTCAAAATTTATTGAGAAGTGAAACATTCCTACAGTAGCATTTCGTTTTGTATGCGATACCACATATCGTTTCCTTTGAATATTGTTTCATTTGAATATTGTTTTAAATGaaatctttttaaaatatttactaACATGATTATGAACATTgtgattttcaataataattgGACGTTTGTGTATATTGTATGTATATGTTTTTATCAAGTCaatttaattattgaaatatAGTATCACAATTgttgatattaatattaaatgccaaaaatcaaaatatataaatatttattattaattaattgctGAATTCACATATATCATGCATGTATCTTAAATCTTGCATAagttttgttattatatttattttggatTCAGTTAAAATGTGTAATTTGAAATTATATAAATCAATTGTGGTGAACGATactacaataatataaatattttactttcttttgaatttattttCTACCTAAATCACAAGAGGTTTAAATAGACTGAAAGATCATTCAAAAATGTATTATGACTTATATAGACTTTTGAATTTGGAGTCTAATGTAACTATTGAATCTTGAGATGTGGAATTTTGAGAATCTTATCGCGTAGGACAAAAAATTTGAGATTTCAACAAATTAATAACCCTGTGATGAAGGTTCACAACCCGAACTTAGGATAAGTGATAGAGTCTGAA contains:
- the LOC131604206 gene encoding uncharacterized protein LOC131604206 — encoded protein: MIIGSLNIRGGANALKRRRISALIEKGNADIFLLQETKITNMNETLAKSFWRHPEISFSFSNSVGRSGGLITLWKKSNMDVLLSFKGECFLGMKVCWKEDFYYVVNVYSSCDLCKKKAMWDKLLDLMSMYSDGEWIIGGDFNATKNGRERKGRAGGSYKKEMELFAEFILKSSLVETPCKGKKFSWYSGDGKSMSRIDLFLLSNTVVNRWEVIGQMIGDRDISDHCPIWIMTDKYNWGPKPFKFNNEWFSFDSFIPFVEKEWKLLKVEGRGDFVLKEKLRLLKDKLK